GCCGAGTTTCAGTCAGACCATGTTGTATATCACGATGATTTTGCTGATTATTCGACCAACGAACCCACTATGGATGGTACAGCATGTATGACCTATTATTTTGGCTATCTGGCATCGCATGCAAAAAAAAAAGATTAGTTGAAAACGTTAGTCCTTGTAATGCAGTAACCTTAGTTGAGGGCGGAATAATCCGAGGTAATAGAAATATAAAAAACCTTTCACTCGTTTTTACAGGACATGAATTTGCTGATGGTGCAGAAACAATAATGACTGTTTTAAAGAGACATGACATTAAAGGCACTTTCTTTCTTACTGGTGAATTTTATAGGTTGTATCCAGAAATCTCCCGAAAACTTCAGAAGTTTGGACACTATATGGCACCTCACTCAGACAAACATCTGCTTTATGCCGATTGGACAAAGCGTGATTCAACATTAGTAACACGTGAAGAGTTTGAGAGTGATTTGAAAGATAACTATTTAGCAATGCAGAGCATTGGGTTGTCGATTGAGTCGCCTAGATATTTTATGCCTCCTTATGAATGGTATAACAAAGAAATAAGTGAATGGGCTGGAAAAATGGGAGTAGTGGTAGTTAATTTTACTCCCGGTACAACATCTAATGCTGATTATACCACACCTGATATGAATAACTATATGTCATCTGAAACAATCTATAATAATATTTTGAAATATGAAGAAAAGGATGAAAATGGGCTTAGTGGTTTTATACTTTTGATTCATATTGGTACAGATCCGAAGAGAATGGATAAACTATATGATCGTATGGATGATCTGATAATCGAAATTAAAAAGAGAGGTTATGATTTTGTCAGAATTGATGATCTGCTTGGGAAGACAGACTCAAATAAATAAAATTGAATATAATTGTTTTATTATCATGTAAATAGCTGATATTTAAAGTTGTCTAAAATCAATTCAAAATTTGAAAATATGTTGAGAATATTATATACAACATTTATATTTTCCATAAGCTGTCTGGTTTACTCTCAGCAGAATGTGCAAAATGTAGTAAATAATCCATTATTGAGACATGCATCAGTAGGAATCTCTGTAGTTGATATTACAACAGGTAAAAGCATAGTTTCTCATAATGCAGAGAAATCACTAACTCCTGCTTCGGTATTAAAACTGGTTACAACAGCTACTGCATTAGAGACACTGGGTGATAACTACAGATATAGTACAGAAGTAGCTCTTGATGTTGATGATCCTTCACGAATTTTGGTAATTGGGTCCGGTGACCCTACATTAGGTAGTGAGGTATTTAGTGAAAATCGTTATGGTTTCTTTATAAATAGCGTACAGTTGTTGAGTAAAACTCTTTCGAAAAATCAAAACTATTCACTGTATATCGTAGATGATCTGTTTGGTTATGAGGGTGTTTCATCTGAATGGACATGGATTGATATTGGTAATTATTATGCATCCGGCACATATGGAATAAGTATATTTGACAATAGTTACCGCCTGTTTTTTAATACAGTTGATAAAAATAGTTGTCCGGTTATCTTGAGAACAGAACCTGTAATTAAAAGACTAACTTTTAATAATGAACTTAAACTTAACAATACTGGTCGCGACAACGGATATATTTATGGTGCCCCTTTCTCATACGAAAGAACTTTAAGAGGAGATATTCCTGCCGGTAGAACATCATTTAGCATAAAAGGCGATATCCCGGATCCGGGGATGCTTTTAGGAGAGATCTTAGCTGATTATCTAAATAAGGCAGGTTATAAAGTCAACAATGTTGAAACGGCAAGGGAGGATTATTTAAAAAGACTCTGTTCACCAAAGAAAACGTACTCCTATTATAGAGTAGGGCAGTCGATATTTACCCAATTATCCCATCCCTTGTATGAAATTGTAAGAGAGGTTAATGTTGAGAGCAACAACCACTATGCTGAACATCTTATAAGAACAATTGGAAGAAACGATGTTAAAGATATTAATGAGAATGCATTGGATGCAGGCATTAAAGTTACAGCTGAATACTGGAAAAGTAAAGGAGTAGAAATCTCATCTTTATTAATGCACGATGGCAGCGGTCTTGCACCACAAAATTTTGTAAGTCCAAAATTCCTTACGGATATTCTTACATATATGCATAATGACAGCAGGTACAGTGAAGCATTTATCAGTTCATTGCCAAAAGCGGGTCAGGAGGGAACATTACGTAACTTTATGCGTAATACAAAGTACAGTGGAAAAATAATTGCAAAGAGTGGCAGCATTGGTGGAGTACAGTGTTATGCCGGTTATTTAATTGATGGCAATAAAAAGTATGCTTTTGCGGTAATGGTAAACAAGTTTAATACAACTAATACACAAGTCAGAGGAATAATTGAGCAATTCTTATTGAGTTTATAGATCTTTATTCAATAGTTTTGAGTACTGAGTAACTGATCACAATAAAAAAGGAAACTCTTTTTGGAGTTTCCTTTTTTGTTTGAGTTATTCAACTATTTCAACCAGTTCAATTTCGAATACAAGAGTCGTATATCCTGGGATATTTCCTTTACCGGTCAC
This window of the Lascolabacillus massiliensis genome carries:
- a CDS encoding polysaccharide deacetylase family protein, with the protein product MYDLLFWLSGIACKKKRLVENVSPCNAVTLVEGGIIRGNRNIKNLSLVFTGHEFADGAETIMTVLKRHDIKGTFFLTGEFYRLYPEISRKLQKFGHYMAPHSDKHLLYADWTKRDSTLVTREEFESDLKDNYLAMQSIGLSIESPRYFMPPYEWYNKEISEWAGKMGVVVVNFTPGTTSNADYTTPDMNNYMSSETIYNNILKYEEKDENGLSGFILLIHIGTDPKRMDKLYDRMDDLIIEIKKRGYDFVRIDDLLGKTDSNK
- the dacB gene encoding D-alanyl-D-alanine carboxypeptidase/D-alanyl-D-alanine endopeptidase, with translation MLRILYTTFIFSISCLVYSQQNVQNVVNNPLLRHASVGISVVDITTGKSIVSHNAEKSLTPASVLKLVTTATALETLGDNYRYSTEVALDVDDPSRILVIGSGDPTLGSEVFSENRYGFFINSVQLLSKTLSKNQNYSLYIVDDLFGYEGVSSEWTWIDIGNYYASGTYGISIFDNSYRLFFNTVDKNSCPVILRTEPVIKRLTFNNELKLNNTGRDNGYIYGAPFSYERTLRGDIPAGRTSFSIKGDIPDPGMLLGEILADYLNKAGYKVNNVETAREDYLKRLCSPKKTYSYYRVGQSIFTQLSHPLYEIVREVNVESNNHYAEHLIRTIGRNDVKDINENALDAGIKVTAEYWKSKGVEISSLLMHDGSGLAPQNFVSPKFLTDILTYMHNDSRYSEAFISSLPKAGQEGTLRNFMRNTKYSGKIIAKSGSIGGVQCYAGYLIDGNKKYAFAVMVNKFNTTNTQVRGIIEQFLLSL